In Sorghum bicolor cultivar BTx623 chromosome 8, Sorghum_bicolor_NCBIv3, whole genome shotgun sequence, one genomic interval encodes:
- the LOC8067215 gene encoding dicarboxylate transporter 1, chloroplastic, translating into MASSTAASPLTCHHLGSVGARPSLPSLSFGPLRRRSSSKPISLSHSLPSKPSSLAPPPAASSSASASSSSRRGLTPVSASASAAAAPAPDPVPAPAPAPAPAPAPAAPPKKPALQGAAIKPLLASLAIGVLIWFLPAPAGVPRNAWQLLAIFLSTIVGIITQPLPLGAVALLGLGAAVLTKTLTFAAAFSAFGDPIPWLIALAFFFARGFIKTGLGSRVAYAFVAAFGSSSLGLGYSLVFAEALLAPAIPSVSARAGGIFLPLVKSLCEACGSRAGDGTERKLGAWLMLTCFQTSVVSSAMFLTAMAANPLSANLTAATIGQGIGWTLWAKAAIVPGLLSLVLVPLILYVIYPPEVKASPDAPRLAKERLAKMGPMSTEEKIMAGTLLLTVGLWIFGGMLSVDAVSAAILGLGVLLITGVVTWKECLAESVAWDTLTWFAALIAMAGYLNKYGFISWFSETVVKFVGGLGLSWQASFGVLVLLYFYSHYFFASGAAHIGAMFAAFLSVASALGTPSLFAAMVLSFLSNLMGGTTHYGIGSAPVFYGAGYVPLAQWWGYGFVISIVNIIIWLGAGGFWWKMIGLW; encoded by the exons ATGGCGTCCTCCACCGCGGCCTCGCCGCTCACCTGCCACCACCTCGGCAGCGTTGGCGCCCGCCCCAGCCTCCCGTCCCTCTCCTTCGgacccctccgccgccgctccTCCTCTAAGCCCATCTCCCTCTCCCACTCCCTCCCCTCCAAGCCCTCCTCGCTGGCCCCACCCCCCGCCGCATCCTCATCCGCATCCGCATCCTCCTCCTCCCGCCGCGGCCTCACCCCcgtctccgcctccgcctccgccgcggcGGCCCCAGCCCCGGACCCGGTCCCagccccggccccggccccagcccCAGCCCCGGCGCCGGCCGCCCCGCCGAAGAAGCCCGCGCTGCAGGGCGCGGCCATCAAGCCGCTCCTCGCCTCCCTCGCGATCGGCGTCCTCATCTGGTTCCTCCCGGCCCCCGCCGGCGTGCCACGCAACgcgtggcagctcctcgccatCTTCCTCTCCACCATCGTCGGCATCATCACCCAGCCGCTGCCGCTCGGCGCGGTGGCGCTGCTCGGCCTCGGCGCTGCCGTGCTCACCAAGACGCTCACCTTCGCCGCCGCCTTCTCGGCCTTCGGCGACCCGATCCCCTGGCTCATCgcgctcgccttcttcttcgcgcGCGGGTTCATCAAGACGGGGCTCGGCTCACGCGTCGCCTACGCCTTCGTCGCCGCCTTCGGCTCCTCCTCGCTCGGCCTCGGCTACTCGCTCGTCTTCGCCGAGGCGCTCCTCGCCCCCGCCATCCCCTCCGTCTCCGCGCGCGCCGGTGGCATCTTTCTCCCGCTCGTCAAGTCGCTCTGCGAGGCATGCGGCTCGCGCGCCGGCGACGGCACCGAGCGGAAGCTCGGGGCCTGGCTCATGCTTACGTGCTTCCAGACCTCCGTCGTCTCCTCGGCCATGTTCCTCACCGCCATGGCGGCCAACCCGCTCTCGGCCAACCTCACGGCTGCCACCATCGGCCAGGGGATCGGATGGACGCTCTGGGCCAAGGCCGCCATCGTGCCGGGGCTGCTGTCGCTCGTGCTCGTGCCGCTCATTCTCTATGTGATCTACCCGCCGGAGGTAAAGGCGAGCCCTGATGCGCCACGCCTGGCCAAGGAGCGCCTCGCTAAGATGGGACCCATGAGCACGGAGGAGAAGATCATGGCTGGCACGCTGCTGCTTACG GTTGGTCTTTGGATCTTTGGAGGAATGCTGAGTGTGGATGCGGTGTCTGCAGCAATTCTTGGCCTAGGGGTCCTCCTAATCACAGGGGTTGTCACATGGAAAGAGTGTTTGGCAGAGTCTGTGGCGTGGGATACGCTTACATGGTTTGCAGCACTTATAGCAATGGCTGGCTACCTCAACAAATACGGGTTCATCTCTTGGTTCAGTGAGACTGTTGTGAAG TTTGTTGGAGGGCTTGGCTTGTCATGGCAAGCCTCATTCGGTGTTTTGGTGTTGCTGTACTTCTACTCTCACTATTTCTTTGCCAGTGGTGCTGCACACATCGGAGCAATGTTCGCCGCGTTCCTGTCAGTGGCGAGTGCCCTGGGCACCCCATCGCTCTTTGCTGCCATGGTTCTTTCGTTCCTCTCGAATCTCATGGGCGGCACCACCCACTATGGCATTGGCTCTGCTCCTGTCTTCTATGGCGCCGGGTATGTCCCATTGGCTCAATGGTGGGGCTATGGGTTTGTTATCTCCATCGTAAACATCATCATCTGGCTTGGGGCGGGTGGCTTCTGGTGGAAGATGATTGGGCTCTGGTGA